In Salmo salar chromosome ssa24, Ssal_v3.1, whole genome shotgun sequence, the following proteins share a genomic window:
- the hsd17b3 gene encoding 17-beta-hydroxysteroid dehydrogenase type 3 isoform X2, with amino-acid sequence MDLIELFFVCLGAAVVVFYGVKMVRFAKMLYPRVCFPQPDSFFTSMGEWAVVTGGSDGIGKAYAFELAGRGLNVVILSRTKDKLDRVALEIGETTGQKVKVIVADFTEDDMYEHIEENLKGLNISVLVNNVGILPSHIPCKFLQTKDLEQRITKVINCNVKALVKMCQIVLPGMEKRGKGVIVNISSGVASVPSPMYTMYCASKVFVERFSQGLQAEYKAKRIMIQAVAPFGVSTPMTGYQKSNMVTLTAEDFVRTSLEYLQAGDKTYGSICHTVLAWMVQAVPQQILHSETMQDSLLEYVKKRVGT; translated from the exons ATGGATTTAATAGAGCTGTTCTTTGTCTGCCTTGGTGCTGCAGTCGTAGTCTTTTATGGAGTGAAAATGGTCCGCTTCGCTAAGATGCTTTATCCCAGAGTTTGCTTTCCGCAGCCAGATTCCTTCTTTACATCAATGGGAGAGTGGGCAG TGGTCACTGGTGGGTCAGACGGGATAGGGAAGGCTTACGCCTTTGAG CTGGCAGGACGTGGGCTGAACGTGGTGATCCTGAGCAGAACCAAGGACAAACTGGACCGGGTGGCACTGGAGATAG GAGAAACCACGGGTCAGAAAGTGAAAGTGATCGTAGCCGATTTCACTGAGGATGACATGTATGAACACATTGAGGAGAACCTGAAAGGCTTAAATATCAGTGTATTAG TGAACAATGTGGGGATTCTGCCTAGTCATATTCCCTGCAAGTTCCTGCAGACTAAGGACCTGGAACAG AGAATTACAAAAGTGATCAACTGCAATGTGAAAGCCTTGGTCAAG ATGTGCCAAATAGTCCTGCCAGGGATGGAGAAGAG AGGGAAGGGAGTGATCGTGAACATCTCCTCTGGTGTTGCCAGTGTTCCCTCCCCCATGTACACCATGTACTGCGCATCAAAG GTTTTTGTGGAGAGGTTCTCTCAAGGTCTGCAGGCTGAATATAAAGCAAAAAGAATCATGATACAG gCAGTGGCTCCATTTGGGGTGTCCACCCCCATGACGGGCTACCAGAAGTCCAACATGGTGACCCTGACAGCGGAGGACTTTGTCAGGACATCCCTGGAGTACCTCCAAGCCGGGGACAAGACCTACGGCAGCATCTGTCACACAGTACTG GCTTGGATGGTACAGGCTGTTCCTCAGCAGATCCTCCACAGTGAGACCATGCAGGACAGTCTACTAGAGTATGTGAAGAAAAGAGTGGGGACATAG
- the hsd17b3 gene encoding 17-beta-hydroxysteroid dehydrogenase type 3 isoform X1, producing MDLIELFFVCLGAAVVVFYGVKMVRFAKMLYPRVCFPQPDSFFTSMGEWAVVTGGSDGIGKAYAFELAGRGLNVVILSRTKDKLDRVALEIGETTGQKVKVIVADFTEDDMYEHIEENLKGLNISVLVNNVGILPSHIPCKFLQTKDLEQPLPVTKGVPQGSILGTTLFSIYINNIAQARITKVINCNVKALVKMCQIVLPGMEKRGKGVIVNISSGVASVPSPMYTMYCASKVFVERFSQGLQAEYKAKRIMIQAVAPFGVSTPMTGYQKSNMVTLTAEDFVRTSLEYLQAGDKTYGSICHTVLAWMVQAVPQQILHSETMQDSLLEYVKKRVGT from the exons ATGGATTTAATAGAGCTGTTCTTTGTCTGCCTTGGTGCTGCAGTCGTAGTCTTTTATGGAGTGAAAATGGTCCGCTTCGCTAAGATGCTTTATCCCAGAGTTTGCTTTCCGCAGCCAGATTCCTTCTTTACATCAATGGGAGAGTGGGCAG TGGTCACTGGTGGGTCAGACGGGATAGGGAAGGCTTACGCCTTTGAG CTGGCAGGACGTGGGCTGAACGTGGTGATCCTGAGCAGAACCAAGGACAAACTGGACCGGGTGGCACTGGAGATAG GAGAAACCACGGGTCAGAAAGTGAAAGTGATCGTAGCCGATTTCACTGAGGATGACATGTATGAACACATTGAGGAGAACCTGAAAGGCTTAAATATCAGTGTATTAG TGAACAATGTGGGGATTCTGCCTAGTCATATTCCCTGCAAGTTCCTGCAGACTAAGGACCTGGAACAG ccactgcctgtcaccaagggagtaccccaaggctcgatcctaggcaccacgctcttctcaatttacatcaacaacatagctcaggca AGAATTACAAAAGTGATCAACTGCAATGTGAAAGCCTTGGTCAAG ATGTGCCAAATAGTCCTGCCAGGGATGGAGAAGAG AGGGAAGGGAGTGATCGTGAACATCTCCTCTGGTGTTGCCAGTGTTCCCTCCCCCATGTACACCATGTACTGCGCATCAAAG GTTTTTGTGGAGAGGTTCTCTCAAGGTCTGCAGGCTGAATATAAAGCAAAAAGAATCATGATACAG gCAGTGGCTCCATTTGGGGTGTCCACCCCCATGACGGGCTACCAGAAGTCCAACATGGTGACCCTGACAGCGGAGGACTTTGTCAGGACATCCCTGGAGTACCTCCAAGCCGGGGACAAGACCTACGGCAGCATCTGTCACACAGTACTG GCTTGGATGGTACAGGCTGTTCCTCAGCAGATCCTCCACAGTGAGACCATGCAGGACAGTCTACTAGAGTATGTGAAGAAAAGAGTGGGGACATAG